One region of Cerasicoccus sp. TK19100 genomic DNA includes:
- a CDS encoding polysaccharide biosynthesis protein — translation MKSGIRRTRIIHGALIVVAALLSLFLAYQIRFEFNLPTEPVNWEARMWHTMKWILPLEYIVFYALGLFSPLVARFSWWDFCRVGTAVALLSGFLLYLWFIFSGDKTAPRSVIFINGLFLFTTLCSIMALSAHLRHILTGNLSELPVRASRVVSVGTGFLAYQLIEQTRSRRGLGMRVVGVVDSRGRFRDGQHWQGAPVGGGIDQLESVCRRFDPDRIIITDPELPAEQVRQLVWKCRRLHVPLFIVPSTQEMPNGVLRVEEIRPVGLDDVLGRNSLDIDLPRIHRLLSGKRVLVTGAGGSIGSELSRQILAMGPSKLLLLDSSEPSLFQIEQRLRKEDNGSCVNAVLADVRDLSAMHTVFQNETPEVIFHSAALKHVPMMEMYPGEGLQTNTLGTHQLAELAEKFGAERMVFISTDKAINPTSLMGASKRLAEQLIQARPRDKGGPAFLAVRFGNVIGSSGSVVPIFEKQIAAGGPVTVTHADVTRYFMSIPEAVGLVLQSATQGSGGEIFMLDMGEPLKVLDIARLMIEMRGLEPDKDIAVKIIGLRPGEKLFEELSYDAEIHDHTTHPRVYRLTAPPLTAEEAARLMASIQDAINLRDANAIREAVRIILPEFIAPETDKDSEVSAAIQA, via the coding sequence ATGAAGAGCGGCATTCGCAGAACCAGAATCATCCACGGCGCTTTGATCGTCGTTGCTGCGCTGCTTTCGCTGTTTCTAGCCTACCAAATCCGCTTTGAGTTTAACTTACCGACGGAGCCGGTGAATTGGGAAGCACGTATGTGGCACACGATGAAGTGGATCCTGCCGCTGGAATACATCGTGTTTTATGCGCTGGGATTGTTTTCGCCGCTGGTAGCGCGCTTCAGTTGGTGGGACTTTTGCCGGGTCGGCACTGCGGTTGCCTTACTGTCGGGCTTTCTGCTGTATTTGTGGTTTATATTCTCGGGGGACAAGACGGCCCCGCGCTCGGTGATCTTTATCAACGGGCTGTTCCTCTTTACCACGCTTTGCAGTATCATGGCGCTATCGGCGCATCTGCGGCACATCCTGACGGGTAATCTCTCCGAGCTGCCGGTGCGGGCCTCGCGGGTTGTTTCCGTAGGAACCGGATTTCTGGCTTACCAATTAATCGAGCAGACGCGCAGCCGCCGTGGACTGGGCATGCGGGTGGTTGGCGTAGTCGACTCACGGGGTAGATTCCGTGATGGCCAGCATTGGCAAGGGGCACCCGTGGGCGGAGGCATTGATCAACTGGAGAGCGTTTGCCGCCGGTTTGATCCCGACCGCATCATCATCACCGATCCGGAGCTCCCGGCAGAGCAGGTACGACAGCTGGTGTGGAAATGTCGCCGCTTGCACGTGCCGCTTTTCATTGTCCCGAGCACCCAGGAGATGCCCAATGGCGTGCTGCGGGTGGAAGAGATACGGCCTGTCGGGCTGGACGACGTCCTGGGGCGGAATTCGCTGGATATCGATCTGCCGCGCATCCATCGCTTACTCAGTGGCAAGCGTGTGCTCGTGACGGGGGCAGGGGGGAGCATCGGCAGCGAGCTTTCTCGCCAGATCCTCGCCATGGGGCCCAGCAAGCTGTTGCTTCTGGACAGCTCCGAGCCTTCGCTCTTCCAGATCGAGCAACGCCTGCGCAAGGAGGATAACGGTAGCTGCGTGAATGCGGTTTTGGCGGACGTGCGGGACCTCTCGGCCATGCATACCGTTTTTCAAAACGAGACGCCGGAGGTGATCTTTCACTCGGCCGCATTGAAGCATGTGCCGATGATGGAAATGTATCCCGGGGAAGGGCTGCAAACCAACACGTTGGGCACCCACCAGTTGGCCGAGCTGGCGGAGAAATTTGGGGCCGAGCGCATGGTGTTTATTTCGACGGATAAGGCAATTAACCCGACGAGCCTGATGGGTGCCTCTAAGCGTTTGGCTGAGCAATTGATCCAAGCCAGACCCAGGGACAAAGGAGGTCCGGCATTCCTCGCGGTGCGCTTTGGCAACGTGATCGGCTCTTCGGGCAGCGTCGTGCCTATTTTTGAAAAGCAAATTGCTGCGGGCGGGCCGGTGACCGTGACTCATGCTGACGTGACGCGGTATTTTATGTCGATCCCCGAAGCGGTCGGGTTGGTGCTGCAAAGCGCGACACAAGGCAGTGGCGGCGAGATATTTATGCTCGATATGGGCGAGCCGCTCAAGGTGCTGGACATTGCCCGGCTGATGATCGAAATGCGCGGGCTGGAGCCAGACAAAGATATCGCGGTGAAGATTATCGGACTGCGCCCCGGCGAAAAATTATTCGAAGAGCTCAGCTACGACGCCGAGATCCACGACCACACGACGCACCCGCGCGTTTACCGACTCACGGCTCCGCCGCTAACTGCCGAAGAGGCCGCACGGTTAATGGCGAGTATTCAGGACGCCATCAATTTACGTGACGCGAATGCGATTCGGGAAGCGGTCAGAATCATATTGCCGGAATTCATTGCCCCAGAGACGGATAAGGATTCTGAGGTAAGCGCTGCGATCCAGGCGTAA
- a CDS encoding acyl-CoA reductase: MIENLIKTPPYSLPSAEKAQRLLEAMHEAYRHHVDNCAAYARFCAGRGLNRDSEFKSLADFPYLPVQAFKDSADLLRSVPEDQIKTKLQSSATSGMPSTTPIDGVTAKRQVRALAGVLGAALGPKRRPLIVFDADPRSGRGIMGARSAAVQGFLNLAREVHYAMSPQEGVLTLQRKVLADLSKSWSSSSEPVLLFGFTYLIYSMALEPLAKEGIRLPLPAGSKLAHLGGWKKLADRAVSKEEFARCAELVFGISPENVVDFYGFTEQMGVTYPDAPSGDKMVPAFAEVIVRDPKTLEPCADGEVGLLQFLTPLPYSYPGISVLTDDIGVITSRDDSGDWHGARFRVLGRAKNAEVRGCGDILGDKVAAAQARSSAREQDMRLLFSFDHAPASQGRWDAPLSMESLPQVDSVTQLVERLKKGRKRLDHYSVDDLIAIISAAARRWAEPDSELRELRQQGLLFLSSWCRPERLARLADESLRGRRGYLDGPLPIAGSRVRHLGARQRGLVVHWLAGNVPVLGMLTLVQSILARNANLIKAASRFTRVLPMLLDAFRGLKVVTPGGRELLGDDILASIAVVYFDREDSISAQAISSAADVRLAWGGREAIESVATLPRKVTAEDILFGPKLSFMVIGQSAFDKERKIKRLARRAATDVCVFEQTGCASPHTIFIERGENLSAEDFAVLLAAELDKALVRFPPPPISPDDASRVEARRIRGELTGRVWRSKGTAWTVILDDAGAELASPCYGRVITIREVDRIDEILPLVHDGIQTIGLALEGEPRLHFVQCASRRGAERFPDIGRMTLFEAPWDGLFPLERLVKWYTLGGPV, from the coding sequence ATGATTGAGAACTTGATCAAGACGCCACCCTATAGCTTGCCTTCTGCCGAAAAAGCTCAGCGGCTGTTGGAGGCGATGCATGAGGCATACCGCCACCACGTTGATAACTGTGCGGCGTATGCGCGTTTCTGTGCCGGTCGTGGGTTGAACCGTGATTCGGAGTTTAAGTCGCTGGCGGATTTTCCCTACCTGCCCGTGCAGGCGTTTAAGGATTCGGCGGACCTGTTGCGGTCGGTGCCAGAGGATCAGATTAAGACGAAGCTACAATCTTCCGCCACCAGCGGCATGCCAAGCACGACGCCGATTGACGGCGTTACGGCGAAACGGCAGGTTCGTGCCTTGGCCGGTGTGTTGGGTGCCGCGTTGGGGCCCAAGCGGCGGCCACTGATTGTGTTTGATGCCGATCCGCGAAGTGGCCGCGGGATAATGGGGGCCCGCAGTGCAGCCGTGCAGGGCTTCCTCAATCTTGCGCGCGAGGTTCACTACGCGATGTCGCCTCAAGAAGGTGTATTAACTTTGCAACGCAAAGTATTGGCTGATTTGTCAAAATCTTGGAGCTCATCCAGTGAGCCGGTTTTGTTGTTCGGCTTTACTTACTTGATTTATTCGATGGCGCTGGAGCCGTTGGCGAAGGAAGGCATCAGGTTGCCCTTGCCTGCCGGTTCGAAGCTGGCGCATTTGGGTGGCTGGAAAAAGCTGGCTGATCGCGCTGTTTCGAAGGAGGAGTTTGCCCGTTGCGCAGAGCTCGTCTTTGGTATTTCGCCGGAGAACGTTGTCGACTTCTATGGTTTCACCGAGCAGATGGGCGTCACCTATCCAGACGCGCCAAGCGGCGATAAAATGGTGCCGGCGTTTGCCGAAGTCATTGTGCGTGATCCCAAAACGCTAGAGCCATGCGCTGATGGCGAGGTCGGGCTGTTGCAGTTTTTAACACCTTTGCCCTACAGCTACCCGGGCATTTCGGTGCTCACGGATGACATCGGCGTGATCACCAGTCGCGATGACTCCGGTGATTGGCATGGTGCGCGTTTTCGGGTGCTTGGCCGCGCTAAAAATGCCGAAGTCCGCGGCTGTGGCGATATTCTGGGCGACAAAGTTGCCGCTGCCCAAGCGCGTAGCAGCGCGCGAGAACAAGACATGCGTTTGCTGTTTTCGTTCGATCACGCTCCGGCCTCACAGGGGCGTTGGGATGCCCCGCTGAGTATGGAATCGCTGCCGCAAGTTGACTCGGTTACACAGTTGGTGGAGCGCTTGAAAAAAGGTCGCAAGAGGTTGGACCATTATTCCGTGGATGATCTGATTGCGATCATCAGCGCGGCTGCCCGCCGTTGGGCGGAACCGGATTCGGAGTTGCGCGAATTGCGGCAGCAAGGGCTGCTGTTTCTGAGCTCATGGTGCCGGCCGGAGCGATTGGCGCGACTAGCGGACGAGAGCTTGCGCGGACGGCGTGGCTATCTGGATGGTCCGTTGCCCATTGCCGGATCACGCGTCCGGCATCTCGGTGCCCGTCAGCGTGGCTTGGTCGTGCACTGGCTCGCGGGGAATGTGCCGGTGCTCGGCATGCTGACGCTGGTGCAATCCATCTTAGCGCGTAACGCAAACCTGATCAAGGCGGCCAGCCGTTTCACGCGCGTGCTGCCGATGTTGTTGGATGCATTCCGTGGCTTGAAGGTTGTCACACCGGGCGGGCGCGAGCTTTTGGGCGACGACATTTTGGCCTCGATTGCGGTCGTATATTTTGACCGGGAGGACTCGATTTCAGCACAAGCAATTTCGAGCGCGGCGGATGTGCGCCTGGCATGGGGCGGACGCGAGGCCATCGAGTCGGTAGCTACTTTGCCACGCAAAGTTACCGCCGAGGACATCCTCTTTGGGCCAAAGCTTTCCTTTATGGTGATTGGGCAATCCGCCTTCGATAAGGAGCGCAAGATTAAGCGACTGGCGCGTCGTGCGGCGACGGATGTTTGCGTGTTTGAGCAAACTGGTTGCGCCTCGCCTCACACGATATTTATCGAGCGCGGAGAAAATTTATCTGCCGAAGACTTTGCCGTTCTCTTGGCGGCGGAGCTGGACAAAGCCCTGGTCCGTTTTCCCCCGCCACCGATTTCACCGGATGATGCTTCGCGCGTGGAAGCCCGCCGTATTCGAGGCGAGCTGACCGGTCGCGTGTGGCGCTCAAAAGGCACGGCATGGACCGTCATTCTGGATGATGCTGGTGCTGAGTTGGCTTCGCCCTGTTATGGGCGCGTCATCACGATACGCGAAGTTGATCGTATCGACGAAATTTTGCCGCTGGTCCATGATGGCATCCAGACCATTGGTCTGGCGCTGGAAGGGGAGCCGCGCCTGCACTTCGTCCAATGCGCCTCGCGACGCGGTGCCGAGCGATTTCCGGACATTGGACGGATGACCTTGTTTGAGGCACCTTGGGATGGCTTGTTCCCGCTGGAGCGCTTGGTCAAGTGGTATACGCTGGGTGGGCCGGTTTAG
- a CDS encoding aminotransferase class I/II-fold pyridoxal phosphate-dependent enzyme has product MSDRIYLSPPDMSTAERDSLMAAFDSGWVAPVGPHLKAFEDGLCAVTGAAHAVALSSGTAALHLALLEAGVGEGDRVYCSTLTFVASVNAIRYCGAEPVLIDCEARSWQMCPNLLADLLKRDAAAGQLPKAIQVVDVYGQCADYAAIEALCLEYGVTIIEDASEALGATHGQRGAGSIGKVAALSFNGNKLITTSGGGALLTNEASIAEHARYLSTQARKPVREYLHEDTGYNYRMSNLLAGLGQGQLSRLEGMIKRRREIFSRYAGELQAEGVSFMPEASWGQCNRWLTCLTLQDAGCTSLELIEALERENIEARPVWRPMHRQPVCEKYERILNGVSDRLYETGLCLPSGSVMSDEQQSRVIAVAKRCLQM; this is encoded by the coding sequence ATGAGCGACCGCATTTACCTCTCCCCGCCTGATATGTCCACCGCCGAGCGTGATTCACTGATGGCGGCGTTTGATTCTGGCTGGGTGGCACCGGTGGGGCCGCATTTGAAAGCGTTTGAGGACGGTTTATGCGCCGTGACGGGGGCTGCGCATGCGGTGGCGCTATCCTCGGGGACGGCGGCGCTGCACCTGGCGCTACTCGAAGCAGGCGTTGGCGAGGGAGACCGCGTGTATTGCTCCACATTGACCTTCGTCGCTTCGGTAAACGCCATTCGCTACTGCGGTGCTGAGCCGGTGCTGATTGATTGTGAAGCCCGTAGCTGGCAAATGTGCCCGAATCTGCTGGCAGACTTGCTGAAGCGAGATGCCGCTGCGGGCCAATTGCCCAAAGCAATTCAGGTCGTCGACGTGTATGGGCAATGCGCGGACTACGCGGCAATTGAAGCGTTGTGCCTGGAATATGGCGTCACGATCATCGAAGATGCTTCCGAGGCCTTAGGGGCCACGCACGGTCAGCGGGGGGCGGGCTCGATTGGTAAGGTCGCCGCGCTTTCCTTCAACGGGAATAAGCTAATCACTACTTCCGGTGGTGGTGCCTTGCTGACCAATGAGGCCTCGATTGCCGAACACGCACGCTACTTATCGACACAGGCGCGCAAGCCGGTGCGTGAGTATTTGCACGAAGACACCGGCTACAATTACCGAATGAGTAATTTGCTGGCCGGCCTGGGGCAGGGGCAGCTTTCACGCCTTGAAGGAATGATTAAGCGCAGGCGGGAGATTTTTTCTCGGTATGCCGGGGAGCTGCAGGCCGAGGGTGTCTCATTTATGCCAGAGGCAAGCTGGGGGCAATGCAACCGCTGGCTGACATGTCTCACCCTCCAAGACGCTGGGTGCACCTCACTAGAGTTGATTGAAGCACTGGAGCGAGAGAACATTGAAGCTCGCCCCGTATGGCGACCAATGCACCGTCAGCCGGTGTGCGAAAAATACGAAAGAATCCTGAATGGCGTATCGGATCGGCTCTATGAAACGGGTTTGTGTTTGCCCAGTGGTAGTGTGATGTCAGATGAGCAGCAGAGCCGGGTCATTGCAGTGGCGAAGCGATGCTTGCAAATGTGA
- a CDS encoding class I adenylate-forming enzyme family protein — MQKLADIIGRGASQWPDALAVADASESYTYVSLATASASVGTWLLEQGVAAGDRVVVCLPNSARFVVALFGGQFAGAVVVPLDPALPEAQISAIIERTGARVVLSESSPWEAIFENSPMAHPAERQPEDLAALMFTTGTTGRPKGVMLTHANILAALSNIIEFVGYRPTDREVITLPLTHNFGLGHVYCNLLAGGAVYLEPGLKRIGRVLKAIESFGATGFPTTPMGVSLLLDRYAEVFKERAKNLRFMVVNSAPLPPERAAQLQAALPDLNILVYYGLTEASRSCFISLSQEGPARYRSVGKPMAGVQMRLDDDGQVLIGGPTLTPGYWDDASLTKEKIINGELHTGDLGEFDNEGNLYIAGRLDDTINIGGYKVNPMDVERRLESYPGVKECAVVGAEVITAFYVSDQDLDEDSLVRHCREVLQIFETPQVFRRLERLPRTDSGKLKRKELPIAGI, encoded by the coding sequence TTGCAAAAGTTAGCTGATATCATTGGCCGCGGTGCTTCGCAATGGCCTGATGCTCTTGCCGTTGCTGACGCGAGTGAGTCTTACACATACGTGTCTTTGGCGACCGCCTCTGCTAGCGTTGGCACTTGGTTGCTGGAGCAAGGTGTCGCGGCCGGAGATCGCGTGGTGGTCTGCCTGCCAAACAGTGCCCGCTTCGTTGTCGCATTGTTCGGGGGGCAGTTTGCCGGAGCGGTAGTGGTGCCCTTGGATCCCGCGCTGCCCGAGGCACAAATTTCCGCGATTATCGAGCGGACGGGGGCGAGAGTGGTGCTGAGTGAATCTTCGCCATGGGAGGCGATCTTTGAAAATTCACCTATGGCGCATCCGGCTGAGCGACAGCCGGAAGACCTCGCGGCCTTGATGTTTACCACGGGAACAACGGGCCGCCCCAAAGGGGTGATGCTGACGCACGCCAACATCCTGGCCGCGCTGTCGAACATCATCGAGTTTGTGGGTTATCGGCCGACTGATCGCGAAGTCATCACTCTGCCGTTGACGCACAACTTTGGGCTCGGCCACGTGTATTGTAACTTGTTGGCAGGTGGCGCAGTATATTTGGAGCCTGGTTTGAAGCGCATTGGGCGGGTGCTGAAGGCGATCGAATCATTTGGCGCGACTGGCTTCCCGACTACGCCGATGGGGGTGTCTTTGCTGCTTGATCGATATGCGGAAGTTTTCAAAGAGCGTGCGAAAAACTTGCGCTTCATGGTGGTTAATTCGGCACCATTACCGCCCGAGCGCGCGGCCCAGTTGCAAGCAGCGTTGCCCGATTTAAACATCCTCGTTTACTACGGGCTGACTGAGGCGTCGCGCTCCTGCTTCATTTCCTTGTCGCAGGAGGGGCCGGCTCGCTATCGTTCGGTGGGCAAGCCAATGGCGGGCGTGCAGATGCGATTGGACGATGATGGCCAAGTTTTGATTGGCGGCCCCACGCTCACTCCCGGCTATTGGGATGACGCCAGTCTGACCAAGGAAAAAATAATTAACGGGGAACTGCACACCGGCGATCTCGGAGAATTTGACAACGAGGGGAATCTCTACATCGCCGGGCGGTTGGACGATACCATCAACATCGGCGGCTACAAAGTGAACCCGATGGATGTGGAGCGCCGGTTGGAAAGTTATCCGGGGGTCAAAGAATGTGCCGTGGTCGGCGCTGAGGTGATTACGGCTTTCTACGTGAGCGATCAGGATTTGGATGAAGACTCCTTGGTCCGGCATTGTCGTGAAGTGCTTCAGATATTTGAAACGCCGCAAGTCTTCCGGCGGCTGGAGCGTCTGCCGCGGACGGATAGCGGCAAGCTCAAACGCAAAGAGTTGCCCATAGCTGGCATTTGA
- a CDS encoding iron-containing alcohol dehydrogenase: MLQIRLPLPRFVSAGEIFSGSGSLGALRALDASRAMVLASGSVLANHAALIERSIGAEVVRLVEMPKGEPKLATLKPVLAQVEAFWPDWIIAIGGGSVIDGAKLAWIFYEHPAVDRERLFLMGGLPTLRGKAKFVAVPTTAGTGSEVSSSALLIDEASGAKQAIVSHELLPDIAILDSRLALGCAPSVIANAGMDALAHAVESYASRLNNPLADALAEKAAGDILQLLPQFYQSPDNETLCLAMLNASLLAGWVQNQKVPGIGHAIAHQLGDFGVAHGAATGRLLAAAMEFNCRDSAARAKYDTLAGKCGFADADALAAGIKQLADELSLDTLSDKVYAKIPEIAKGAADDPCAKFNPLEVNEDAVRAVLESAR; encoded by the coding sequence ATGCTTCAAATTCGATTGCCATTGCCCCGGTTTGTTTCGGCGGGCGAGATCTTTAGCGGTTCGGGATCGCTGGGAGCCTTGCGTGCGCTGGACGCCTCGAGGGCAATGGTCTTGGCATCGGGCTCGGTATTGGCCAATCATGCGGCGCTTATTGAGCGATCGATTGGAGCGGAGGTCGTGCGCCTCGTCGAAATGCCCAAAGGCGAACCGAAGCTTGCGACACTCAAACCGGTGCTGGCGCAAGTGGAAGCATTTTGGCCTGACTGGATCATTGCCATCGGCGGTGGTTCGGTGATCGACGGTGCGAAGCTTGCCTGGATTTTTTACGAGCATCCGGCCGTTGATCGAGAGCGACTTTTCCTGATGGGCGGGCTGCCAACTTTGCGTGGCAAAGCAAAGTTCGTTGCGGTGCCGACCACCGCTGGCACCGGTTCGGAAGTCAGCTCCTCGGCTTTGCTTATTGATGAGGCAAGTGGTGCCAAGCAAGCGATCGTTTCGCATGAACTGTTGCCGGACATTGCAATTCTCGACTCACGCTTGGCCTTGGGCTGTGCCCCGAGCGTCATTGCTAATGCGGGCATGGATGCACTGGCGCATGCGGTGGAGAGTTACGCCTCACGGCTGAATAATCCACTGGCCGATGCTTTGGCGGAAAAAGCGGCGGGCGATATCCTGCAGCTCTTGCCACAGTTTTATCAAAGTCCGGATAATGAAACGCTCTGCCTGGCGATGCTCAATGCATCGCTGCTGGCCGGATGGGTGCAAAACCAGAAAGTGCCGGGCATCGGCCATGCCATTGCGCACCAGTTGGGTGATTTCGGCGTGGCGCATGGTGCGGCTACCGGACGCTTATTGGCGGCGGCTATGGAATTCAACTGCCGTGATTCAGCCGCTCGAGCGAAGTATGATACTTTGGCCGGAAAGTGCGGATTTGCTGACGCGGATGCCTTGGCTGCTGGCATCAAGCAGCTAGCGGATGAGCTGTCGCTGGATACTTTGTCAGACAAAGTTTACGCAAAGATTCCGGAGATTGCCAAAGGTGCGGCCGACGATCCTTGTGCGAAGTTTAACCCTCTGGAAGTCAACGAAGATGCGGTTCGTGCCGTGCTGGAAAGTGCGCGATGA
- a CDS encoding acetyltransferase encodes MATPLLIIGAGGFSLEVIWLANAMNATGAADWEIAGLADDRVAVGERMGGYAVLGSPLEAVSKVPAGASFHIAIGDNAVRQRIAEQLTAAGLVPATLVSPRAEVATDASIGAGSFIGHFVSIAPEAVVGAHALINVSAVVGHEAQVQDFAQLCPGVVVTGQCQVGQGAFLGSNAVLHPGVKIGDWARVSANTFAAMDVEPGVTLATMPGRPVFKRK; translated from the coding sequence ATGGCAACACCACTACTCATCATCGGTGCCGGAGGATTTTCATTGGAGGTCATCTGGCTGGCCAATGCGATGAATGCAACTGGCGCGGCGGATTGGGAGATCGCTGGTTTGGCTGACGATCGCGTCGCCGTTGGTGAACGCATGGGCGGCTATGCCGTGCTTGGTTCGCCCCTTGAAGCGGTCAGCAAAGTGCCGGCTGGCGCGTCTTTTCATATCGCTATTGGTGACAACGCGGTGCGCCAGCGAATCGCGGAGCAATTGACTGCCGCGGGCCTTGTGCCAGCCACACTGGTCAGCCCACGGGCGGAAGTCGCGACCGATGCGTCCATCGGTGCGGGCAGTTTTATCGGCCACTTTGTATCCATTGCGCCGGAGGCGGTGGTGGGTGCCCATGCGCTCATCAACGTCTCGGCAGTGGTGGGACATGAGGCGCAGGTTCAGGACTTTGCACAGCTATGCCCGGGCGTTGTCGTTACCGGCCAATGTCAGGTGGGGCAGGGGGCATTTTTAGGGAGTAACGCCGTGCTGCATCCTGGTGTAAAGATTGGTGATTGGGCCCGCGTTTCCGCAAACACCTTTGCCGCCATGGATGTCGAGCCTGGGGTGACGCTGGCCACGATGCCGGGGCGGCCTGTTTTTAAGCGAAAATGA
- a CDS encoding DapH/DapD/GlmU-related protein, with translation MSQLDIQGNRSGRHHSSSYIFKRARWEISRILFRLTPTPLFELRSTILRMNGAQIGKDVHIHPGAIISYPWNLQIGDESSIGERAFIDNHGDVTIGQRATISQCSHLCSGTHDYTDPTMPLLMPPINIGDDAWVCAGCFIGPGVNIGTGAVIGARSIVVKNVAPWMVAVGHPAKEIKRRELKEKTT, from the coding sequence ATGAGCCAACTCGACATTCAAGGCAATCGCTCGGGACGCCATCATTCCAGCTCCTACATTTTTAAGCGGGCCCGCTGGGAAATCAGCCGTATCCTTTTCCGGCTAACACCCACCCCGCTTTTCGAATTGCGCTCCACGATTTTACGCATGAACGGCGCGCAGATTGGCAAGGATGTGCACATCCACCCCGGCGCAATCATATCCTACCCTTGGAACCTCCAAATCGGAGATGAGTCGAGTATCGGCGAACGCGCCTTTATCGATAATCACGGTGACGTGACCATTGGGCAGCGGGCGACGATTTCCCAATGCTCCCACCTTTGCTCGGGCACCCACGACTACACCGATCCGACGATGCCTTTGCTCATGCCACCGATTAATATTGGGGACGACGCTTGGGTCTGCGCCGGGTGCTTCATTGGTCCGGGAGTCAACATTGGCACTGGTGCCGTCATTGGAGCACGGTCCATCGTGGTGAAAAATGTTGCTCCATGGATGGTGGCGGTCGGTCATCCAGCTAAGGAGATTAAGCGACGAGAGCTCAAGGAGAAGACGACCTAA
- a CDS encoding acyl carrier protein, producing MEEKLRDLIIAQLKIEPGQYSEELGAGDIPEWDSLAHMNLIMAVEKEFRITFDVADAVDLETVGDFQDALRRYQA from the coding sequence ATGGAAGAAAAGCTTCGAGACCTCATCATCGCTCAGTTAAAAATCGAGCCCGGCCAATACTCGGAAGAACTCGGCGCGGGCGATATTCCGGAGTGGGATTCCCTGGCGCACATGAATCTGATCATGGCTGTGGAAAAAGAGTTTCGTATCACTTTCGATGTTGCCGATGCCGTTGACTTGGAAACGGTGGGCGATTTTCAAGATGCGCTTCGGCGATATCAGGCTTAG
- a CDS encoding exosortase-associated EpsI family protein, with translation MRKFLLIFGIVIALGSLSALAYTTLFYTPTKTMHGDLKEQLVSEFDGWEIEEQPLAETEAMQETVEGILNFSQAVYRTYQRGGTTIGVYVAYWEPKMMPVRLVQSHTPDVCWVRSGWEMHPEESGFSVNCQLEGQPLFPAEMRTLSKSNHTEYVAYWHVLGDHIYVNRSKAGQWDRWDPIKTLFVYGLHQQREQFFVRINSNRPIDEIWDTPMMQEILKDLADLTLTPPEAPEQA, from the coding sequence ATGCGCAAGTTTTTACTCATTTTTGGTATCGTCATCGCCTTGGGCAGCCTGTCCGCCTTGGCCTATACGACCTTGTTCTACACACCCACCAAAACCATGCACGGTGACTTGAAGGAGCAGCTGGTGTCCGAATTTGACGGCTGGGAGATTGAAGAGCAGCCCCTGGCCGAGACCGAAGCCATGCAAGAAACCGTCGAAGGCATTTTGAACTTTTCGCAGGCGGTTTACCGCACCTACCAGCGCGGTGGCACCACGATCGGCGTCTATGTCGCCTACTGGGAGCCTAAAATGATGCCTGTGCGCCTGGTGCAATCTCACACGCCGGACGTCTGCTGGGTCCGCAGTGGCTGGGAAATGCATCCCGAGGAAAGTGGCTTTTCCGTGAACTGCCAACTGGAGGGCCAACCGCTCTTTCCGGCCGAAATGCGAACGCTCTCCAAAAGCAACCACACAGAATACGTTGCCTACTGGCATGTGCTGGGCGACCATATTTACGTAAATCGCTCGAAGGCCGGCCAGTGGGACCGCTGGGACCCGATCAAAACACTTTTTGTTTATGGCCTGCATCAGCAGCGTGAGCAATTCTTTGTCCGCATCAACAGCAACCGCCCCATTGACGAGATCTGGGACACCCCGATGATGCAGGAAATCCTCAAGGATTTGGCCGATCTCACCCTCACGCCGCCGGAAGCCCCGGAGCAAGCCTAG